The Microcoleus sp. FACHB-831 genome has a segment encoding these proteins:
- a CDS encoding hybrid sensor histidine kinase/response regulator has translation MNSSFLNQSSKTAHILVVDDSSDNLFLVQTILEEEGYDITLAEDGRSALAKIEQSPPDLVLLDVMMPGMDGYEVTRRIRQKAELQFIPILLITAYDQPSVVEGLDIGADDFIRKPVEVDELLARVRSLLRLKYAIDEREQIARQREDFVSWMTHDLRTPIVAAERMLALFKQGALGQLSAPMQEAIVTMDRSNRNLLAMVNTLLEVYRYEAGRKNLLFSPVDLRRLIQEVVEELAPLANEKNLALQAHFEEKVDGKVVGDRLELHRVLTNLIGNAIKFTDKGSVDIRLGGANNPSGVTIEVQDTGPGIAPEDQAMLFERFRPGTHKRSGSGLGLHLSRRILEAHQGSIDIKSEVGKGTLFTVRLPAHK, from the coding sequence ATGAATTCTTCTTTTCTGAATCAATCTTCTAAAACAGCCCACATTCTCGTTGTGGATGATTCTTCCGATAACTTGTTTTTAGTACAAACTATTTTGGAAGAAGAAGGATACGATATTACTCTGGCGGAAGATGGGCGTTCGGCACTGGCAAAAATTGAACAATCACCGCCAGACTTAGTTTTATTAGATGTGATGATGCCGGGGATGGATGGCTATGAAGTCACGCGCCGAATTCGCCAAAAGGCCGAGTTGCAGTTTATACCGATATTGCTGATTACAGCCTACGATCAGCCCAGCGTGGTAGAGGGATTAGATATTGGTGCGGATGATTTTATTCGCAAGCCAGTGGAAGTAGATGAGTTGTTGGCTAGGGTGCGATCGCTCCTGCGTCTAAAGTACGCTATTGACGAACGCGAACAGATTGCCCGCCAGCGAGAAGATTTTGTTTCGTGGATGACTCATGACTTGCGGACGCCGATAGTAGCAGCTGAACGAATGCTAGCTCTGTTTAAACAGGGAGCTTTGGGACAACTGTCCGCACCAATGCAAGAAGCGATCGTGACGATGGATCGCAGCAACCGAAACTTGCTAGCAATGGTGAATACATTGCTGGAAGTATATCGCTATGAAGCGGGTCGTAAAAACCTATTATTTTCCCCCGTTGATTTGCGACGGCTGATTCAGGAAGTTGTCGAAGAACTAGCTCCTTTAGCAAACGAAAAAAACCTGGCGCTTCAAGCGCATTTCGAGGAGAAAGTTGACGGTAAAGTAGTGGGCGATCGCTTGGAACTCCATCGCGTTCTCACCAACTTAATTGGCAATGCTATCAAGTTTACAGATAAAGGCTCGGTTGATATCCGCCTGGGGGGTGCCAACAATCCTTCCGGGGTAACAATTGAAGTACAAGACACTGGCCCTGGTATCGCCCCAGAAGACCAAGCCATGCTATTTGAAAGATTTCGCCCCGGCACTCACAAGCGTTCGGGTAGTGGTTTGGGACTGCATCTATCTCGCAGGATTTTAGAAGCCCATCAAGGCAGTATTGACATTAAGTCAGAAGTGGGTAAGGGTACTTTGTTTACGGTTCGCCTCCCTGCCCATAAATAG
- a CDS encoding aldehyde dehydrogenase family protein, which translates to MLAQFAVGDILGKQRRFFETGKTKDVSFRLEQLRLLKQAIADNEAAILQSLQADLNKPDVEAYLGEIGFCLSEISYALKHLRSWTKPRKISLPAIQLPGSAALYYEPLGVVLVMGAWNYPFQLAIAPVIGAIAAGNCAIVKPSELAPNTSRLVADIIKKYFNPDFVTVVEGGVETSKRLLEQKFDYIFFTGGTEIGKIVMAAAAKHLTPVTLELGGKTPCIVDADTHLEYTARRIAWGKFMNAGQTCVAPDYLLVNKIIKQDLLEEIKKSIREFYGDDPAHSQDYCRIINQTHFNRLSELLKSGEIVIGGDTNPADRYIAPTVIDGVDREAAVMKDEIFGPILPVIEYTDLSEAIALVNSKPKPLALYFFSRDKQKQEKVLRETSSGGACINDTVMQFAVTDLPFGGVGASGIGSYHGKASFETFSHQRSVLNKSFLVDFKLRYAPYQGKLGFLKRLIK; encoded by the coding sequence GTGCTAGCGCAATTTGCAGTTGGTGACATACTAGGTAAGCAACGTCGGTTTTTTGAAACTGGAAAAACCAAAGATGTCTCTTTTCGGTTGGAACAGTTGCGGCTTCTAAAGCAAGCGATCGCCGACAATGAAGCAGCGATTCTTCAAAGTTTACAAGCGGACTTGAATAAACCAGATGTTGAGGCTTATCTAGGTGAGATTGGATTTTGCTTATCAGAAATTAGTTATGCGCTGAAACATCTGCGATCGTGGACAAAGCCGAGGAAAATCTCGCTACCCGCAATTCAGTTGCCTGGTAGCGCAGCGCTTTATTATGAGCCTTTGGGCGTTGTGCTGGTCATGGGTGCTTGGAACTATCCGTTTCAACTGGCAATTGCTCCTGTAATCGGCGCGATCGCTGCTGGAAATTGCGCGATTGTAAAACCTTCAGAACTTGCGCCAAATACATCTCGTCTAGTCGCCGATATTATCAAAAAATACTTTAACCCCGATTTTGTTACCGTAGTTGAAGGCGGTGTGGAAACCAGCAAACGCCTTCTAGAACAAAAATTCGATTATATCTTTTTTACGGGGGGTACTGAAATTGGAAAAATTGTAATGGCGGCGGCGGCAAAACATCTGACCCCGGTAACGCTGGAATTGGGAGGTAAAACACCTTGTATCGTTGATGCCGATACTCATTTGGAATATACAGCTAGAAGAATAGCTTGGGGTAAATTTATGAACGCAGGTCAAACTTGCGTAGCCCCAGATTATTTGTTAGTAAATAAAATAATAAAGCAGGATTTATTAGAAGAAATCAAAAAATCCATTCGCGAATTCTATGGAGACGATCCGGCGCACAGCCAAGACTATTGCAGGATTATTAATCAAACTCACTTTAACCGACTTAGCGAACTGCTCAAAAGCGGTGAAATTGTTATTGGTGGAGATACGAATCCTGCTGATAGATACATTGCCCCAACTGTAATTGATGGGGTTGATAGGGAAGCAGCTGTGATGAAAGATGAAATTTTTGGGCCGATACTTCCAGTAATTGAATATACAGATTTATCAGAAGCGATCGCTCTGGTCAATTCAAAACCTAAACCGCTAGCTCTCTATTTCTTCTCGCGGGATAAACAAAAACAAGAGAAAGTTTTGCGGGAAACATCATCTGGTGGTGCTTGTATCAACGACACTGTTATGCAGTTTGCTGTAACCGATTTACCCTTTGGTGGCGTTGGTGCCAGCGGCATAGGTAGTTATCATGGCAAGGCGAGTTTTGAGACGTTCTCCCATCAAAGAAGCGTTCTCAATAAATCTTTTTTAGTAGATTTCAAGTTGAGATATGCCCCATATCAAGGCAAGCTGGGGTTCCTCAAGCGACTGATTAAGTAA